The genomic DNA TGCCTACGAGGAGCAGAATCCGGCCTCCAACCCGGGTTCCCTGTACGACTCCAACAGGTCGGAGTTCCTGTACGACGACAACCGCGCCAGCCGGGTGGGCGACATCGTTCTGGTCCGCGTGGAGGAATCCGCCTCCACCAAGATCAAGTCCGAGACCTCGGCGGACAAGTCCAACGACATCAATACGTCCGTCACGGCCATGCCCTCCACGGGCCTGATCGGGGCCATCCCCCTTGCCGATACCCTGGGAGCCAAGGCGGGCATCGGCATCAAGGCCAACCAATCCTCCGAGTTCGAGGGTAACGGCGAGACCAAGCAGGAATCCGAGTTTGAAGCCACGGTGGCCACCCGCATTGTGCGCAGGCTGCCGGGAAACATCCTCCAGGTGGAAGGCGCGCGCCGGATTCGGGTCAACAACGAGACCCAGTTTCTGGTGGTTCGCGGGCTGATCCGCCAGCGCGACATTTCTTCGAGCAACTCGGTCCCGTCGACCAGTCTGGCCGAGGCGCAGATAGAAATCTACGGACAGGGCGTGCTGGCCGACAAGCAGCGTCCCGGCTGGCTGTCGCGCATTCTTGACAACATTTATCCCTTCTAGCCGCGAGGCTGGATAACGCATTGAAGAGGTTTGAGGAGTGAACGTCATGACCCTGAATGAACGCACCAACCCCGTAGACTCCGGCGAAGCGGCCAGGACATTGGTTCTGGCGGCTTTGTTCGTCCTGCTCGTCCTGTACCTGGCGGCCGTGCTCGCTCCGGTCGAGGCCCGGGCGGCTCGGCTCAAGGACATCGCCTCCTTCAGCGGGGTGCGGACCAACGAGTTGGTGGGCTACGGCCTGGTGGTCGGCCTCGCCGGGACCGGCGATGGCACCTCCAGCACGTTCACCATGCGATCCATGTCCAACATGCTGGAAAAAATGGGTGTGGAGACCGATCCCGACGACCTCAAGCCCAAGAACGTGGCCGCTGTAATGGTCACGGCCAAGATGCCCGTTTCGGCAAAGCCCGGTTCGCATCTCGACATCACCGTCTCCTCCCTCGGCGACGCCAAGTCCTTGCTCGGCGGGGTCCTGCTGGTCACGCCCCTCAAGGGTCTGGACGGGCGGGTTTACGCCGTCGGCCAGGGCTCCCTGACCATCGGCGGCTTCACCGTGGGCGGCGAGGCGGCGGACGCCCAGAAGAACATCCCCACCGTGGGCCGCATTCCCAACGGGGCGGTAGTGGAGCGCGGCGTGCCGTTTCAGTTCAACAACCAGGACCACATGACCGTGAACCTGGACGTGCGTGATTTCGGGACCACCATGCAGGTGGTCAACAAGATCAACGCCAGCATGGGCGGTCAGTTCGCCCGGGCCAAGGATATTTCGACCATCGACCTGGAACTGCCTGACCGGTTCCGGGGCAACATGGTTCCGCTCATGGCCTCTCTGGAGAATCTGGATATTTCGCCCGACGGCAAGGCCAAGGTCGTGGTGGACGAGAAGACCGGCACCGTGGTCCTGGGCCAGGATGTGCGCCTGAGCCGCGTGGCCGTCGCCCACGGCAATCTCCAGATCGTGGTTTCCGAGACCGAGCAGGTCAGCCAGCCCGGTCCGTTCTCCGACGGCCAGACCGTGGTTACCCCAGAGACCGATATTCAGATTCAGGAGCAGAACAATCAGCTCATGCTCATGGAGGGCGCGACCCTTCAGGAGTTGGTGGACGGTCTGAATTCCATCGGGGCCACTCCGCGCGACCTCATTTCCATTATCCGCACCCTCAAGGCGGCAGGCTCCCTACATGCCGAAGTGGAGGTAATCTAGCATGATCGACAGCACCATGGACCCCAGGCTGGCCGCGAGCGTGGCCGACACCAAGGACTTGGACCGTTTCAAGTCCGAAATGCAGGGGCTGCGGAAGAATCTGTCCGGGGGAGATCCGGACAAGATGGCCAAGCTGAAGAAGGCCTGCCAGAATTTCGAAGCTGTTTTCATCGGCAAGCTCTGGGAGCAGATGAAGCAGTCCGTGCCCAAGGAGGGATACCTGCACTCCAAGCAGGAGGATTCCTACATGTCCATGTTCAACCGGGACTTCTCGGAGAAGATGGCCGAGGCGGGCGGCATCGGGCTGGCGGACATGATCTTCGATCAGCTCAGCCGCAAGCTTAAGGAGGCCAGCCACGACACCCTGTCCGGCGGGGTGGATATCGCGCCGGTCAAGGCCGAGCCCATTCCCCTGAACCGGGACGCGAAGGCCATCGCCTTGAATCGTCCCACGGGTATGACCCTTGAGGACTGGGGCGGCAGCGCTGTGATCGAGAACTCCAAGGGGACGGTCTTGGACGCCGCCGTGGAAAAGACGGAGGAGTCCGCTCCCGCCGGGCGGGTTCTGAGCGACGTGGAGGTCAAGGCCCGTTTGGAGGAGTTGGCCCGCAGACTTGAGGCCCGGCGCACTGGCGCAGACGTTGCGGGAGCAACGGTCGGCGCACGACGGAGCGGCTATGGGACGGAAGCCGCCGACAACGACGCCGCGATTGGCCGGAAACTTGCAGAAATAGGATGAAAACCCGGGAGCCATAGCTAGGGTTGGATTAAGTTTTGTTTAGAAAATACAGAATATTAAGAGTGACGAGGTAGCAGGATGATCCGTCTGATAGAGGAAAATTTGGTCCGGCAGAACAAGGCCATGCTGCTCATGCTTCTCCTGTTGGAGGAAGAATTTTCCCGCCTCACCCAGCTCAAGCCCCAGTCCGTCTCCCAGGTGGAGTTGTCCATCCAGGAACTCATGCGTCAGATCGTGGCCGAACGCAGTTCTCTCCGCCGTATGGTCATCGCGGTCGAGCCGTCGGCCAAGCGTGTCAGGGATCTTTTCCCCGGCCTGGATCGCGAGAAGGGCGATTCCCTCCGCGAGCTGCTGGCCCGTCTCGACGCGGCCGAGCAGAAGTGCGGCGTGCAGGCGGCCAAGAACCAGCAGATGGCCATGGCCCTGTTCGACCAGAGCAAGGGGCTGCTCAACTTCATGCATAACCAGATCAAGCCCAAGTCCACCACGGCATACGGCCGGTCCGGCCGGTTCGCCAAGGGCATCAATGACGCGCGCCTGTTGAGCGGGAGGCTGTAATGTCCTTCGGCGCCAACTCCATCCTCGATATGGGCCGGTGGGCCCTGTTCGCCTCGCAGGTGCAACTGCAGGTTACGGGCGAGAACATCTCCAACGTGAATACCGAGGGGTATTCCCGCCGTTCGGTGCTCCTGCGCGAAGGCAACTACATCGACTATTCCCCGGGCCAGCTCGGTACCGGCGTTGTAGCCCAGGAGGTGGTCAGGCATTTCGATGAGATGGTCGAGTCCATGTACCTGGAGCAGTCTTCCCTGACCAGCATGTGGGGCAACCTCTGGGAACAACTCAAGGGCGTGGAGAACCTGCTCAACGAGTCGAGCGGCACCGGGGTGAGCGACGCCCTGTCCCAATATTTCAATTCGTGGAACGAAGTGGCCCAGCGGCCGGACAACTACGGCGCGCGCCAGACCGTGGTTAATGACGCGGCCACCCTCATCACCACGCTCAAGTCTGTGGATACCAATCTCTCCCTCATGCAGGAGCGGATCAACAGCGAGGTGGCGTCGCAGGTGAACGAAGCCAACTCCCTGATGAACGACATCGCCGACCTGAACCAGCAAATCCAGGTCCATAACATCGAAGGCCAGAACAACGCCAACGCACTGTTCGACGAGCGGGCGCGCAAGGTCCGCGCCCTGGCCGAACTCGTGGACATCAAGACCATCGACAACGGCGGCGGCAATTACACCGTTCTTACCGGGTCCGGACAGACTCTGGTGGACGGGGAGAGCGCCTTTTCCCTGGAGTTCCGGGCTCCGGCCAAGACCGAGGACCTGCGGCCCGATTCCGGGTTCGAGGGCAACGTGTATTTCGACGGCAACGACGACTACGAATATACCATCGAGTTCGTTTCCTCTAATGCGGGCGATCCGGTGGGGCAGGTCGGGTCCGGCGCCAACGCGGCTCAGTTCCGCGTTTCTCTTGACGGCGGCGTGACATGGCTTAAGGACGAGGCGGGCGATGTACGGTATTTCAGCGCCCGCGAGTACGACGACCGCGTCAATGTCGAGGGCCTTCAAATATGGTTCGGCTCCACGGACGACGCCCAGGGATCGCCCTCCGGCTCCTTTGTGGACGGCGACCGATTCGTCATCAGCCCGCATCAGGGGCTCTATTGGGTGCAGAACACCTCCCATGCCGAGGAGATAACCCCGCAGCTTCATTTCAACGGCGAGTCGAACACCCAGCGGCTCACGGGCGGCAGCATCGCCGCGCTCCTGTCTTTCCGGGACAACTACGTGGGCAAGTATCGGTCCAAGCTCGACGAGCTGTCGGAATCCGTCATATGGGAGACCAACCGCAGGCATAGCCAGGGCGCGGGATTGCAGGCGTTCACCTCGGTCGACGGCACCTATCAGGTGGATTACGTGGACAAGGCCCTTGCCAGCGATTCCACCGGACTGGCCTTTGGCGACCGGCTCCAGGCGGGCAGCTCGTTCATGCATGTCTACAACGAGTCCACAGGCTTGCAGGTTTCGACGGCAGCCCTGGATTTCGACGGCAGCGGGGCGACCTTTGACCCGGCCGTGCATACCCTGGAGGACGTTCGCGACGCTTTTAACCGAACCTATGCGGGAACCATCAACGCGACCATCGTCAACAACAAGCTCCAGCTAGAGGCCGAGGACGGCTACACCTTCGCCTTTGGCACCGATTCGGCCGGGCTGTACGCGGCGTTGGGGCTGAATACCTTTTTCAAGGGAGACGACGCCAGCTCCATGGCCGTCAACGAGAAGATTTCCGGGGACCTTGATTTCCTGGCCACGGGGCACGTGAACGGCGCGGGCGAGATGAATCCCGGCGACAACACCACCGCGTTGGCCATGTATGGATTGCGCGAGGTCAATGTGACCATGTCCACGGCCATGGAGGGGACCACGTCGCAGACCATCCTCGACTATTACAACGGCATCGTGGGCAACGTGGGCACGGACACCAACCGCGCCCAGTTCAACCAGAATTTTTATCAGGCTTTGGCCAATGACCTGGATGAGCGGCAGCAGCAGATTTCAGGCGTCAACCTGGATGAGGAGATGAGCGATCTCATCAAGTACCAGGCGTCCTACACGGCGGCGGCCAAGCTCATCACCACGGCGGACGAAATGCTTCAAACCATCCTGTCGCTCAAACCGTAGGCGGGGGAAAGGCCATGCGCGTAACACAACAGATGCTCTTCAACAGGTACGTGTACAACCTGAACTCGTCCCTGACCTCGCTTGTGGACCTCAACGTCAAGGCTCAGACGCAGAAGGCCATCAACAAGCCGAGCGACGATCCCACCGGCATGACCCGCATTCTGGATCATCGCGACACCTTGCGTTCGCTGGACCAGTATTCGGAGAACATCTCCACGGCCAAGGGGTGGCTGGGCAGCGCGGACGAGGCGCTCATGCAGGTCTCGACCATCCTGACCCGG from Pseudodesulfovibrio thermohalotolerans includes the following:
- the flgN gene encoding flagellar export chaperone FlgN codes for the protein MIRLIEENLVRQNKAMLLMLLLLEEEFSRLTQLKPQSVSQVELSIQELMRQIVAERSSLRRMVIAVEPSAKRVRDLFPGLDREKGDSLRELLARLDAAEQKCGVQAAKNQQMAMALFDQSKGLLNFMHNQIKPKSTTAYGRSGRFAKGINDARLLSGRL
- a CDS encoding flagellar basal body L-ring protein FlgH, coding for MRRYFIMIMASILLAAGCAPKYQDEPMPVLTPPAYEEQNPASNPGSLYDSNRSEFLYDDNRASRVGDIVLVRVEESASTKIKSETSADKSNDINTSVTAMPSTGLIGAIPLADTLGAKAGIGIKANQSSEFEGNGETKQESEFEATVATRIVRRLPGNILQVEGARRIRVNNETQFLVVRGLIRQRDISSSNSVPSTSLAEAQIEIYGQGVLADKQRPGWLSRILDNIYPF
- the flgK gene encoding flagellar hook-associated protein FlgK yields the protein MSFGANSILDMGRWALFASQVQLQVTGENISNVNTEGYSRRSVLLREGNYIDYSPGQLGTGVVAQEVVRHFDEMVESMYLEQSSLTSMWGNLWEQLKGVENLLNESSGTGVSDALSQYFNSWNEVAQRPDNYGARQTVVNDAATLITTLKSVDTNLSLMQERINSEVASQVNEANSLMNDIADLNQQIQVHNIEGQNNANALFDERARKVRALAELVDIKTIDNGGGNYTVLTGSGQTLVDGESAFSLEFRAPAKTEDLRPDSGFEGNVYFDGNDDYEYTIEFVSSNAGDPVGQVGSGANAAQFRVSLDGGVTWLKDEAGDVRYFSAREYDDRVNVEGLQIWFGSTDDAQGSPSGSFVDGDRFVISPHQGLYWVQNTSHAEEITPQLHFNGESNTQRLTGGSIAALLSFRDNYVGKYRSKLDELSESVIWETNRRHSQGAGLQAFTSVDGTYQVDYVDKALASDSTGLAFGDRLQAGSSFMHVYNESTGLQVSTAALDFDGSGATFDPAVHTLEDVRDAFNRTYAGTINATIVNNKLQLEAEDGYTFAFGTDSAGLYAALGLNTFFKGDDASSMAVNEKISGDLDFLATGHVNGAGEMNPGDNTTALAMYGLREVNVTMSTAMEGTTSQTILDYYNGIVGNVGTDTNRAQFNQNFYQALANDLDERQQQISGVNLDEEMSDLIKYQASYTAAAKLITTADEMLQTILSLKP
- a CDS encoding rod-binding protein, whose protein sequence is MIDSTMDPRLAASVADTKDLDRFKSEMQGLRKNLSGGDPDKMAKLKKACQNFEAVFIGKLWEQMKQSVPKEGYLHSKQEDSYMSMFNRDFSEKMAEAGGIGLADMIFDQLSRKLKEASHDTLSGGVDIAPVKAEPIPLNRDAKAIALNRPTGMTLEDWGGSAVIENSKGTVLDAAVEKTEESAPAGRVLSDVEVKARLEELARRLEARRTGADVAGATVGARRSGYGTEAADNDAAIGRKLAEIG
- a CDS encoding flagellar basal body P-ring protein FlgI, yielding MTLNERTNPVDSGEAARTLVLAALFVLLVLYLAAVLAPVEARAARLKDIASFSGVRTNELVGYGLVVGLAGTGDGTSSTFTMRSMSNMLEKMGVETDPDDLKPKNVAAVMVTAKMPVSAKPGSHLDITVSSLGDAKSLLGGVLLVTPLKGLDGRVYAVGQGSLTIGGFTVGGEAADAQKNIPTVGRIPNGAVVERGVPFQFNNQDHMTVNLDVRDFGTTMQVVNKINASMGGQFARAKDISTIDLELPDRFRGNMVPLMASLENLDISPDGKAKVVVDEKTGTVVLGQDVRLSRVAVAHGNLQIVVSETEQVSQPGPFSDGQTVVTPETDIQIQEQNNQLMLMEGATLQELVDGLNSIGATPRDLISIIRTLKAAGSLHAEVEVI